One Canis lupus dingo isolate Sandy chromosome 3, ASM325472v2, whole genome shotgun sequence DNA window includes the following coding sequences:
- the LOC112653070 gene encoding LOW QUALITY PROTEIN: probable ATP-dependent RNA helicase DDX6 (The sequence of the model RefSeq protein was modified relative to this genomic sequence to represent the inferred CDS: deleted 1 base in 1 codon) has product MSTARTENPVIMGLSSQNGQLRGPVKPSGSPGGGGTQTQQQMNQLKNTNTINNGTQQQAQSMTTTIKPGDDWKKTLKLPPKDLRIKTSDVTSTKGNEFEDYCLKWELLMGIFEMGWEKPSPIQEESIPIALSGRDILARAKNGTGKSGAYLIPLLERLDLKKDNIQAMVIVPTRELALQVSQICIQVSKHMGGAKVMATTGGTNLRDDIMRLDDTVHVVIATPGRILDVIKKGAAKVDHVQMIVLDEADKLLSQDFVQIMEDIILTLPKNRQILLYSATFPLSVQKFMNSHLRKPCEINLMEELTLKGVTQYYAYVTERQKVLCLNTLFSRLQINQSIIFCNSSQRVELLAKISLLGYSCFYIHAKMRQEHRNRVFHDFRNGLCRNLVCTDLFPRGIDIQAVNVVINFDFPKLLETYLHRIGRSGRFGHLGLAINLITYDDRFNLKNIEEQLGTEIKPIPSNIDKSLYEAEYHSEPVEDEKP; this is encoded by the exons ATGAGCACGGCCAGAACAGAGAACCCTGTTATAATGGGTCTTTCCAGTCAAAATGGTCAGCTGAGGGGCCCTGTGAAGCCCAGTGGTAGCCCCGGAGGA GGGGGCACACAGACACAGCAACAGATGAACCAGCTGAAAAATACCAACACAATCAATAATGGCACTCAGCAGCAAGCACAGAGTATGACCACCACTATTAAACCTGGTGATGACtggaaaaagactttaaaactcCCTCCAAAGGATCTAAGAATCAAAACTTCGGATGTGACCTCcacaaaaggaaatgagtttGAAGATTACTGTTTGAAATGGGAGTTACTGATGGGAATTTTTGAAATGGGCTGGGAAAAGCCATCTCCTATTCAGGAGGAGAGCATTCCCATTGCTTTATCTGGTAGGGATATCTTAGCTAGAGCAAAAAATGGAACAGGCAAGAGCGGTGCCTACCTCATTCCCTTACTTGAACGGCTAGACCTGAAGAAGGACAATATACAAGCAATGGTGATTGTTCCCACTAGAGAACTTGCTCTACAGGTCAGTCAAATTTGCATCCAGGTCAGCAAGCACATGGGAGGGGCCAAAGTGATGGCAACCACAGGAGGAACCAATTTACGGGATGACATAATGAGGCTTGATGACACAGTGCACGTGGTGATAGCTACCCCTGGAAGAATCCTGGATGTTATCAAGAAAGGAGCAGCAAAAGTTGATCATGTCCAGATGATAGTATTGGATGAGGCAGATAAGTTGCTTTCACAGGATTTTGTGCAGATAATGGAGGATATTATTCTCACGCTACCTAAAAACAGacagattttattatattctgcTACTTTCCCTCTTAGTGTACAGAAGTTCATGAATTCCCATTTGCGGAAACCCTGTGAGATTAACCTGATGGAGGAACTAACTTTGAAGGGAGTAACCCAGTACTACGCCTATGTAACTGAGCGCCAAAAAGTACTCTGCCTCAACACACTTTTTTCCAGGCTTCAGATAAACCAGTCGATCATTTTCTGTAACTCCTCTCAGCGAGTTGAATTGCTAGCCAAGATTTCTCTACTGGGTTATTCTTGCTTCTATATCCATGCTAAAATGAGGCAGGAACATCGAAATCGTGTATTTCATGATTTCCGAAATGGCTTATGCCGCAATCTTGTTTGCACTGATTTGTTTCCCCGAGGTATTGATATACAAGCTGTGAATGTGGTAATAAACTTTGACTTCCCAAAGCTGTTAGAGACCTATCTCCATCGTATTGGAAGATCAGGTCGCTTTGGTCATCTTGGCTTAGCCATCAACTTGATCACATATGATGATCGCTTCAACCTGAAAAATATTGAGGAGCAGCTGGGAACAGAAATTAAACCGATCCCAAGCAACATTGACAAGAGCCTGTATGAGGCAGAATACCACAGCGAGCCCGTGGAGGACGAGAAGCCCTAA